In Candidatus Alcyoniella australis, the genomic window GCCCGAGCAGCGTCAGGTCGGTCTGCAGCCGAAAGTCCGGCAGCGCCAGATAGACCCAGGCCGGGTAGTCGAAATCATCGATCACGCCGTAGCCCGCTTGCAGCAGCCGCTCGCGCTCGACGTCGCGGTCATAGGCCAGCACGTAGCGCGCGTCCTGGTCGACAATTGTCACGCGCTCGAAGATCCAGTGCGGCAGGTTCAAATCGTAGTCCCCGGCGCGCGCCAGAGTGTAGTCGCCCTTGATGTTGATCAGGCTGCGTAGCGGCTGCTCCGCGCTGGGGTGCAGCAGCGCCGCGTCCACTGCAACGCCGCCGAGCACTCCCCAGAACGCGAGCAGCACGGCCAGCACCAGTCCGGGCCGTCGTAGCCGCGGACGGCGCGCCCGCGCCAGGCGCACGATCACCGCGGCCAGGGGCAGCGTGGCCAGGGCCGAGAGGTAGAGCACGTCGTAGCCCTTGAGGTTCTGGCGAAAGAGGCTGACCGAGGGCGGAGTCCACAGCAAATAGGCTGCGAACTGCACTAGCAGCAGGCACAGCAGCAGCCATCCCAACGGCCGCGCCCGCGCAAACGACGGGCTGCGCAGCAGCAAAACCAAACCGGCGATCAGCAGCGCCAGTCCCAGAGGCGCGACGTGGCCCAGGTTCTCGGAGATCAACTGCGGGAAGTAGCTCGGCTGTCGCTGAGAGTGCAACTGCGGGGCCTGCTGCGCCTCGCGCTGCTGCGTCACCTGTGCTGAGGGCACGTAGTAGCGCAGATGACGCTCGAACTCGTCGCCCGAGCCGCTGGCCAGGTTGGCGCCGACGTAGACCGATACGGCCAACGCCCCGGCGGCCAGCGAACGCACTGCAAAGCGCGCCAGGCTTCGTTGATCGACGCGACGCGCGACTAGTCGATAGCTCAGTACCCCGGCCAGCCCGGCGGGAAGCAGCGTGTAGGCCGACTCCTTGAGCGCCACGGCCAGGCCGAACAACGCGCCGATCAGCAGCCAGTGCGCCCAGCGCTCTCGCTGCGTTGTGGCCAGCCGAACCAGCGCGGCGCAGCAAGCGAGCATCAGCGCGGTCATTGCCGCGTTGACCGACACTCCGTGGAACATAAAGACCATGCCCGGCGCGCAAGCGCATAAGGTTCCGGCCAACAGTGCGCTGCGGCTATCCAGGGTCATGCGGCCGATGAGTAAGATGCACAGCGTGCACAGCGCACCGAGCAGCGCGCTGAGGCAGCGGCCTGCGCGTTGCAGTCCCATGGCGGAAGGCGGCCCGTTGCCCAGCAATTGGGCGACCCACGACGCGGCCCGCACTGGCCCGCCGTAAAGCGCATAGACCAGCCTGCCGTAGATGTCGTCGGGCGGCCCGTTGTGCAGGCAGTAGTCCAGGTCGATCGGCTGGGGCAGCAGCAGCGTCTTGAACTCCAGGCCCACGCCGTTGCCCGCCAGGTTCAGCCCCAGACTCAGCAGTACAATCAGTGCGGCCCAGGCCCGGAAATGCCGGTCAGCGCTCAGGGCGCGGCCTCGCCCGGATAGCCGCAGGCTGCGAACGGATCGTCGTTGGCCTCGACCAGCACCGCCCGTCCGGTGTCCACGGCCGCACGCAGGAAGCACGAGTATTGGTGCTTGGGACGATTCAGCTCGAAGGGCACGTAGTGGCCGTCGATGCCCGGCGGCTGCGGGTACTGCACCAATACGCCGGTGAACTCAGCGCCGTTGACCGCGATGTTGCCGCTCACCGGCGTTGGCAGCACCTCGCGCCCCGAAAGCTCGATAGCCCCAAGCACGTCGAGGTCGCACAGCGGCTGGGCCACGTCGAATCCCGCAGCAAGGGTCAGCGCGCTGATCATCGGCGGCAAGAAATAACCGTCGATGTAGCCGCCGATCAGCAGCACATCTTTGGGTTCGTTCCCGGGCAGCGGATCGCGTATCCAGTGCTGCGCGAACAGCGCGGCCTCGGCCGGCTCGCACATCGTCTGGAACAACGTGGCCACCGGGTGGAAATCGTCGAACTCATTTAGCGGCATGCCGGTGAGCAGCGCCACGAGAAGCCGAAACGGAATCGGGTGTTCCTTGAGCGTCAGGTTCTGCACCCAGGTCGCGCCCGCGCCGGAGAACACGCCGGAGCGGTACGAGGGTTCCACAGCCAAAGCCAGCTCGCCGATCGATGCGCCCGTGGAGTGGCCGAATAAAAAGAAGCTCTCCTGGTCAAAGCGCAGCGGCCCGCCGCCTGTGGGCGAGTCCGGACACAGCGCCGCCGGGACCTCGAGGCCTCGCGCCAGCTTGGGCAGCATGCAGTACTCGGACGCAGCCTGGCGTGCGTTGTCGCGGTAGGCCACCAGGTTGAGGAAGTTGAAGAAGTACAGATCGGAGAAGTCGCCCAGCACGCCGCGCGGGCCGACCGTGGCCGCCTCGATCGACAGGCAGGCGATTCCGCGTCGCGCCAGATACAGCGCGGGTCCGCGCCCCTCGATCCCCTGTTGCCGCTCCGCGCTCGTGCCGCGGTCCACCACCTGGGTGTATCGGCCGCCCGCGCCGTTGACGTAGAACAGCAGCGGGAATCCCGCTTCGGGCATCGGCGATTTGGGCACGGTCAGGCAGAAGCGCACCTGCTCGTCCCACTGCTTGATCGGCTCGCCGTTGACGAAGACAATCTCGCCGCCGCCAAGGAAATAGTTGCGGTTGCCGTTCTGCCAGATCGGCAGCACGGTTTGGCCCTCGAGCACGTAGTAGTCGTCAAACTCGCGCAGCAGCCGCAGGCCGTAATAGTCCGGGTCGGGCAACTCGGATACGGCTTGGCGCAGGGCAAGCATCTCGGGCAGCACGTCGCCGGTGCGAAAGACCGTGGCTGCCGCGACCTGATCCGAATCAATCCCCTGCCCCTCGATCACGGGCCAGAGGTGGGCGAAAGCCGCGGCAGCGGCCGGACCGTGAAAGCCCGATGGCGCCTGGCCTAGTTTGAGCGCCTCGAGCTCGGGCGGCGAGCCCAGGGGTTGGCCCAAAGCGTCGCCCAGGCTGCGCAGCACCACTGCGGCGTAGAGCGTATCGGCGTCGAGGGTCAGTCCGGCGGGCGGCATCATCGCCAGCAAGTCCGATGGAGTGTAGGTCGTGGCCTCGTGCCGGAACGAATAGCGCAACGGCACACGCGCTCCGAGGTTCGACGAATCAGGGTCAACGTTGATCACGAACGCACGCGCCCCGTCCGTGATCGACTCGGCCCAGGTTTGCGGCAGGGCCGCGGCGTTGATCTCGCCGTCAAAGCGCATGTAGATCGCGGCCACGCGCGAGAAGCCCTTGGTCTTGGCGTCGGCCTGTTCGATGTAGTGGGTCATCAAGGCGTTGCGCCGCGGATTGTCCAGGCGCACGAAGCGCAACGTGCCGTCGTCGCGACGCATGAACTCGATGGGATACGGCGCGTCGAAAAAGCGGGCGTCGGCCGAGCAATCCAGGAAGAGCCTGACTCCGGGTAAGCCGCCCTCGCCCTGGTCGTCGTCGTCGTCGAGCAGGTCCTGGTCCGACTCGTTGCCGGAACTATCAGCGCACCCGGCAACCAGGGCCAAGCACAGCAGCAATATCAGCGAAAATGGAATGGAGAATTTCAGGCCGAGGCCATTCCTCAATTCTTCGGCCTACGCCAGACGCCGCCGGAGTCGACCCACTTTTTGAGCGAGGCCAGCGCCTCGGGCATGTCGCCCTTGGCCAGGGCGTTCTGGATCGACTGCGGGATCGCGCCGCTGATGCTGAACACCGTGGCGTAGCGGGCGAAGGTCCGGTCGCCGGGCAGCTCATAGAGCTTGTAGCTGCCAGAGACCTTTCGCACCTCGTTGTCGTAGTCGTCGTCGAGATCCCACTTGAGCACGTAATCATCGCGATCGTACTCGTGGTCCACGCGGTAGCGGAACTTGAAGATCGACGCGCCGACGTAGAACTCGATGGTGTCCGAGTCGTGGTCGCGCTCCACCACCGTGGCCGAGATCAGCCGCGGCAGATACTCGATCTGGCGCTCGGTGGCGCACAACAGCTGGTAGACCTCGTCGCGCGACTGCTGGAAGATCAGCAGGCTCTGCACGAAGTTCTCCGAGTTGGCCCCCTTGACGTCGCCGATCAGCAGCAAGCCCTCGGAGCACAGTTGCGAGATCTGTTCGGGCGTCATGTCCTCAAGCGCATCGTCGTCGACGCCCTCCAGGCAGTGCGGCCAGGCCGCGGAAGAAACGAGCGCTACGCTGAGCATGATTGTAATCACTGTGATGTATCGGCGCATTGAACCTCCCCTGTTATCCGACAGGGCAAGTATGTTACAAAATGCCCACCGTTCTCAAGGTACTGTGCGGAGGCGCGATGACCATCGCCGAAAACGGCTACGACGCGCTCAAGGAATTGCTCGCGGGACGCCGGCTGCCCTGCGCCCTGGTCGACCTCAACGCTTTTTGGCAAAACGCCGAGCGATTGGTCGAGCCGCTGCGGCGCAACGGCAAACGACTGCGCCTGGCCACTAAAAGCCTGCGCGTGCCCGAGCTGATCCAGGCCCTGGCCCAGCGCTACGTTGATCTGCTCGCCGGATTTATGACCTACACCGTGGAGGAGTCGCAGTTCCTGGCGCTACGCGGGCTGGACGACTTCCTCGTGGCCTACCCAACGCTACAGCCCTCGGACCTGCAAATCGCGGCCGAGCTTACGGCCCAGGGCAAGACGATCAGGCTGATGGCCGACGCCCCGGCGCAGCTCGAGGCGCTGGCCGCTGCCGGACGCAAACACAACGTGGAGCTGCGCGCAGTGCTCGACCTGGACGCCAGTTTGCGCTTGGTCGGCGGACGCGTTCACCTGGGAGTGCGACGCAGCCCGCTGCGTCACGCCGATGAGGTGGCCGCCCTGGCGCAACACGCCGCGCGGCTCAAGGGAGTACGGGTCGAGGGGCTGATGGCCTACGAGGCGCAGATCGCCGGGCTCAACGATGCGGCGCGCGAGCAACGCTGGCTCAATCCGGTCAAGCGCGCGATCAAACGGCTCTCAATGCCCGACGTGCTCAAGCGCCGCGGACGCGCGCTGGAACTACTGCGCGACGCGGGCCTGGAACCGACGCTGGTCAACGGCGGGGGCACGGGCAGCGTCGAGTTCACCAGCTCCGACCCGGCGGTGACCGAGGTCACGATCGGCTCGGGCTTCTTTTGCCCGCAACTGTTCTCCGAATACCACGACCTGAAATTGACGCCCGCGGCGTTCTTCGCGCTGCAGGTGGTGCGCGCCTCGGACCCGGGGCTGGTCACCTGCCAGGGCGGCGGGTATGCGGCCAGCGGAGCGGCGGGCCCCGACCGACTGCCGCGGCCGTTTCTGCCCGCGGGGCTTAGGCTGCTCTCGATGGAGGGCGCGGGCGAGGTGCAGACGCCGCTGGAGGTGCCGCAGGGAGTCAGGCTCGCACCGGGCGATCCGGTGCTGTTTCGCCATGCCAAGGCCGGCGAGCTGATGGAGCATTTCAACGAGACGCTGCTGGTCCAGGACGGCCGCGTCAGCGGCGACGCGTTAACCTATCGCGGCTGCGGCATGAGCTTCCTGTGACGCGGATCAGCACGGACCTGGGCAAAGTAGTGCTGGCCAGCCGCAACCGCGGCAAGGCTGTCGAGCTTAATCGAATCCTCGCCCCCTTGGGGATCCAGGTCGTGTGTCTGGACCAGGTCGGGGTGCACGAGGAGCTGCCCGAGACCGGCGAGACCTTTGAGCACAACGCGCTGCAAAAGGCCGGGCGCGTGGTCGAGCTGTGCGGCCTGGCCGCCATTGCCGATGACTCGGGCCTGGAGGTCGACGCGCTGGACGGTGCGCCGGGAGTGTACAGCGCGCGTTTCGCCGGAGAATATGCCGACGACGCGGCCAACAACGCGCTGCTGCTGCAAAAGCTTGCGGGCCTGCCGCGCGCGCAGCGCGGGGCGCGCTTTGTCTGCGTGGCAGCGCTGGTCGAGCCCCACGGCCGCGAGCTCACGGCCCGCGGCGAGTGCCGGGGAGTGATCGTCGAGCAGCCGCGCGGCGCAGGGGGCTTTGGCTACGACCCGCTATTTGAGGTGCCCGAGCTGGGCCTGACTTTTGCGCAGCTCGACGCCGAACAAAAAGACCGCATCAGCCACCGCGGACGGGCGTTTCGCGAGTTGGCGCAGAGGATCGCCCAACGATGAGAGTGTTGCAAGTCAACTCAAGCCACGGTTGGAGCGGCGGCCAATACCAGGTGCTGCTGCTCAGCCTCGGTCTGGTCCAGCGCGGCCACGACGTGACCATCGCCTGCCCGCCCGGATCGCAGCTCGCGCAGCGCGCGGCCCGCGCCGGTCTGGACGTGTTCGAGATCCGCATGAAGAAGGAGTACGACCTGCCCGCGGTGTTCAAGCTGCACAAGCTGATGCTTGAGCGCCGGATCGAGGTGGTCAATCCACACAAGCCCAACCCGTTCTCTTTGGCCAGCCCGGCCGCGGCCTGGGCCAAGGTTCCGGTGCTGGTGGTCAGCCGCCGGGTGAGCTTTCCCATCGGCCGCAACTTCTTCTCGCGACTCAAGTGGAAGCACTACAAGATCGACGGGTTCATCGCGGTCAGCGATCAGATCAAGCGCGTGCTGATCGACTGCAACGTGGAGCCGGAGCGGGTGCGGGTGATCTACAGCGGCACGGACGTCGAGCGCTTCAAGCCCTTTGCCGACCAGAGCGAACGACTGCGCGTGCGAAGCGAACTGGGAATCGAGCCCGACGCGCCGCTGATCGCCAAGGTCGCCACTTACTTTGAATGGAAGGGCTGGGAGGTATTCGTGCGCATGGCGGCCGAGGTTGCCAAGCGCATGCCCGGAGTGCGCTTCTTGGGCGTGGGCAACCGCACGCCCTATCTCGAACGGCTCCAGGGATTGGCGAGCGAGCTGGGCGTGGCCGAGCGCATCGTGTTCAGCGAGTTCCGCGACGACATGCCCGCGGTGTTTGCGGCCTGCGATTTGACGGTCAACTGCGCGGTGCGCGGCGAGGGATTGGCCGGCGTGCTGCGCGAATCGCTGGCCATGCACGTGCCGGTGGTCAGTTCCGACGCCGGGGGCAACTCCGAGCTGGTGACTCCCGAGGTCGGACTGATGTTCCCTCGCGGCGACCACCAGGCCTGCGCCGCAAAGGTAATCCAGCTGCTGGAAAAGCCCGAACTACGCGCGCAGATGGGCCGCGTGGGACGCGAACGCGTGGCGCAGTGCTTCTCGGATACGGTGATGATCGACCGCTCTGAAAGCTATTTCCAGGAGCTGCTCGACGCCCGCCGCGCCAAGGGATAATCAGCGCAACGCGGCTTCCGCCTCAAAGGTGCCTCGATCTTTACCCCACCTGCATAAAATAAAGCGATGCGGGCAGGTCCTCCGTCAACCTACCCGCATCTAGGCGCAGCTAGCCTATCTGAAATCTTACCAGGTCATCTCCTGAAAGGGGTTGACGAAGCAGGCGCACTCGAAGTTGGCGGTGTCGCACAGGCAGTGCATCGCGCCGAGTTCGTCGTGGTCGCTGAAGCCGTCAACGCCCGGGTTCTGCTCAGGATCCGCACCCGGGGTATTCTCGCCGTAGTCAGGAACCTCGGCCGGGTTGCGGCCGGGCAGGTTCGGGTCTGCGGTGTCCATCTCAGGGCCCACGGCCGAGTCGGGGTTCTGCTCGGGGTCGATGCCCGGGGTGTTCTCGCCGTAGTCAGGGACCTCGGCCGGATTGCGGCCGGGCAGATTCGGGTCTGCGGTGTCCATCTCAGGGCCCATGGCCCAGTCCGGGTTCTGCTCAGGATCTACACCCGGGGTGTTCTCGCCGTAGTCAGGAACCTCGGCCGGATTGCGGCCGGGCAGGTTCGGGTCCGCGGTGTCCATCTCAGGGCCCACGGCCGCGTCGGGGTTCTGCTCGGGGTCGATGCCCGGGGTGTTCTCGCCGTAGTCAGGGACCTCGGCCGGATTGCGGCCAGGCAGGTTCTCTTCGGTGTCCATCTGACAGCTCATGTCCACGCCGGGATTCTGCTCGGGGTCGATACCCGGGGTGTTCTCGCCGTAGTCCGGGATCTCGGCCGGATTGCGGCCAGGCAGGTTCTCTTCCTCGCCATCGAGCTCGGCGATCCAATGGTTACCTTCATCGTCGACGCATTCACACATGCGCTTGCCAACGAAGCAGTTGCAGTCGCTGAACGCGGCGTCGGGACTCTCGAGCAGGTCGGCAAAGCCCGGGTCGCCCCAGTAGTTGACGCTGAATTCTTCGTCCTGTTGCGCGGTGGCGTCGTCGTCAGTGACTTCACAGCCGACGAACACAAACAGAGCCATTACCAGCACCGGGATCATTGTGAAGTAAGCTTTCGTTTTCATTACTGTTCCCTCCATCAGAGCTTTGAGGGAACGGTCTGGAGAGCGATCCGGACCGTTCCTGCGGCAGCCGAGCCATCTCCACCATGGAGACCTCCGGCTTTGCGCCCCCGCCTCGCGGCGGGTTTGCCCTTGTCACGGAACTTGTCCCTTTGAGGACATCCGCAAACCTTAACCGATTTTCAGTGATCACGCCCATTTCGGACCAACTGTACGTGTCATGGTTATTACACTATCCGTGCCAACAGTAAGAAATATAGTTTTATCAAGTGATCTCATTTGGTTATGTGTTTTTCGGGCATTTGACGACAAACAATAAGCATTGCGGTGAACATACGAAATGAAATGCTCGTTACTATCTGTAACAAATCCCTGAGAAGAATGAGAAGCTAGAAAGATAATGGAGGAGGCCCATGGCGGGTAAAATAGTTGCGCGGGCGGGGAAGACCCCGCCCGCGCGCGCTCTAAGGTGATTCTACCTAAACCCTACTCTGTGCTCTGAAAGGGGTTTACGAAACAGATGCATGAGGAGTTGACCTGGCTGCACAGGCAGCTCAGCGGGTTGGGCTCGCCATAGAGCGAGAAGTCCTGCTCGGACTGATCGCTCTGGTGGCCGCTGATCGCGTTGTCGTCGTTATCAGGATTCTGCTCTGGATCGAACTCGGCGATACCAATGCTGAAGTCGCCCGGGTTCTGTTCGGGATCTACGCCCATCGAGTTTTCGCCGTAGTCCGGGATGTCGGCCGGGTTGATTCCGGGCAGGTTCTCTTCTTGAACAGTGTCCATCTCAGGGCCCACGGCCGCGTCGGGGTTCTGCTCGGGGTCGATGCCCGGGATATTCTCGCCGTAGTCCGGGATCTCGGCCGGATTGCGGCCAGGCAGGTTCTCTCCCTCGTCGTCAAGCTCGGCCATCCAGTGGTCGCCTTCATCGTCAACGCACTCACACATGCGCTTGCCGACAAAGCAGTTGCAGTCGCTGAACGCGGCGTCGGGCTGTTCGAGCAGGTCGGCAAAGCCCGGATTGCCCCAGTAATGGACGCTGAACTCCTCGGCCTGATCGTCCAGAGCGCCGTCGTCCGCGCTTTGGCAACCGACGAACGCGAACAGCGCCACAACGACTACCGGAATCATCGTCAGGTAAATGTTGTGTTTCA contains:
- a CDS encoding glycosyltransferase family 39 protein, which produces MGLEFKTLLLPQPIDLDYCLHNGPPDDIYGRLVYALYGGPVRAASWVAQLLGNGPPSAMGLQRAGRCLSALLGALCTLCILLIGRMTLDSRSALLAGTLCACAPGMVFMFHGVSVNAAMTALMLACCAALVRLATTQRERWAHWLLIGALFGLAVALKESAYTLLPAGLAGVLSYRLVARRVDQRSLARFAVRSLAAGALAVSVYVGANLASGSGDEFERHLRYYVPSAQVTQQREAQQAPQLHSQRQPSYFPQLISENLGHVAPLGLALLIAGLVLLLRSPSFARARPLGWLLLCLLLVQFAAYLLWTPPSVSLFRQNLKGYDVLYLSALATLPLAAVIVRLARARRPRLRRPGLVLAVLLAFWGVLGGVAVDAALLHPSAEQPLRSLINIKGDYTLARAGDYDLNLPHWIFERVTIVDQDARYVLAYDRDVERERLLQAGYGVIDDFDYPAWVYLALPDFRLQTDLTLLG
- a CDS encoding alanine racemase — protein: MTIAENGYDALKELLAGRRLPCALVDLNAFWQNAERLVEPLRRNGKRLRLATKSLRVPELIQALAQRYVDLLAGFMTYTVEESQFLALRGLDDFLVAYPTLQPSDLQIAAELTAQGKTIRLMADAPAQLEALAAAGRKHNVELRAVLDLDASLRLVGGRVHLGVRRSPLRHADEVAALAQHAARLKGVRVEGLMAYEAQIAGLNDAAREQRWLNPVKRAIKRLSMPDVLKRRGRALELLRDAGLEPTLVNGGGTGSVEFTSSDPAVTEVTIGSGFFCPQLFSEYHDLKLTPAAFFALQVVRASDPGLVTCQGGGYAASGAAGPDRLPRPFLPAGLRLLSMEGAGEVQTPLEVPQGVRLAPGDPVLFRHAKAGELMEHFNETLLVQDGRVSGDALTYRGCGMSFL
- a CDS encoding XTP/dITP diphosphatase; amino-acid sequence: MTRISTDLGKVVLASRNRGKAVELNRILAPLGIQVVCLDQVGVHEELPETGETFEHNALQKAGRVVELCGLAAIADDSGLEVDALDGAPGVYSARFAGEYADDAANNALLLQKLAGLPRAQRGARFVCVAALVEPHGRELTARGECRGVIVEQPRGAGGFGYDPLFEVPELGLTFAQLDAEQKDRISHRGRAFRELAQRIAQR
- a CDS encoding glycosyltransferase family 4 protein yields the protein MRVLQVNSSHGWSGGQYQVLLLSLGLVQRGHDVTIACPPGSQLAQRAARAGLDVFEIRMKKEYDLPAVFKLHKLMLERRIEVVNPHKPNPFSLASPAAAWAKVPVLVVSRRVSFPIGRNFFSRLKWKHYKIDGFIAVSDQIKRVLIDCNVEPERVRVIYSGTDVERFKPFADQSERLRVRSELGIEPDAPLIAKVATYFEWKGWEVFVRMAAEVAKRMPGVRFLGVGNRTPYLERLQGLASELGVAERIVFSEFRDDMPAVFAACDLTVNCAVRGEGLAGVLRESLAMHVPVVSSDAGGNSELVTPEVGLMFPRGDHQACAAKVIQLLEKPELRAQMGRVGRERVAQCFSDTVMIDRSESYFQELLDARRAKG